Below is a genomic region from Salvelinus fontinalis isolate EN_2023a chromosome 38, ASM2944872v1, whole genome shotgun sequence.
AAGGAGCAGTCATTTAGAAGTATGGGGACATTGTGTAGTAGGTGTTGATGTCACAGTTCCCACACAGTATGTGACCCATGTCGCTAGACTTGTACATTGCAAAAGTGCACAATTGTTACAGTTTTACTCAGTTTATTATttatctgacatgttttaccatATCGACAATTGACAGGGGTATTATGCAGTCCAGGTAACTTTCAGATGTTATTAGTTTGAAGCTGACTTTCAGTTTCCTCTCAGAGCAGTACTGTGCCTTGTCAGCTGCACATCCTGTTTTAGCTGATTTGACACCCTGCTGGCAGGGAGAGATAAATGTATCCCCTAAAGCAGGGCTTCCCAAACTGggtcctggggccccccctgggtgcacatttaggtttttgccctagcgctacacagctgattcaaataatcaactaatcatccagTTTTGATTATTTGTGTCAGCTGTATAGTGCTTggtcaaaaaccaaaacgtgcaccccttagGGTCCCCTGGATCGAGTTTGGAAATACTGCCTTAGGAACAAACCATGTATTTTCTGATACAAAATGCCCTCAAATTGACAATGTATTTCCTGAAAGGGTCCATGATTTTACATGCAGAACCATCTCCCCAGAGTAACAATGGGGAGATGTTGGTGAGACATTGGAGTAGTGATGAGGGAAGGCAACCCTTCAACTATTTTTCACAACATGTCAGATTATAGGGCTGTGTGCATTTAGTCTTATTTTCGGGACTGTATgcgtcttactgttctctatcaACCTCATTGACAAATGTCCTAAGAGCTGCTGTATCAATAGAGACAGAAATGTTCCTTGTACCATAACTTTGCCTcctggagaaaaaaaatattcaaaacaCCTTCTGTATCCGATTTCTTTGTGTGCAAACTAACAGTTGAACTTCATGAAATATGATCATGATTATCATATTTGGCCTAATGTGATATAAGACATATTCTAGCTATCTACTTGCAGTTGATCTTAAGATACATTATTGTTACTGTGTTGTACATCAGAGCATGTTTTCAATGTTGGCAGCAAATGTAGGAGATCTGTCTAACCGGAGGATGTCTAACCTCCCCGATGGTCCAAGTAGTATGTGTTTTTATCCCCTCCTCATTGCAACCAAGCAAAGAAAGAAGGAACCAGTGTTTGGTTTTCTCTTACAAATGTTAAGAAATTCAGAATCAATTCAACATTTGCATTTCTAATGTTGGCATTTTCCAAAGCTGCCCCCTCCAGAGGCTGTCCCCCATGGCCCTGAACAATAATGTGGATGGAGACAAAGAACTCAAATGAATCACATATTCTAAGGAACAGTCATGTCCCTGGTTCATTTGGTACAACATTCCAGTTTAAATTGTCTGGTTTTATGTCTTGTGTCCTCGTTAGAGGAAGCAACTATTTGTCagtttctcctttacccaaaccTGGCTCAGTGTCTTCAGAGACCAAGGTATGTTTAGGTACCCAGTTCCTTGTGTATGGtactactacccccccccccccatcctttcCTTTCTGCCCTTTCCGTTCCATATTCCTTGTCTCTCacacttaaaaaaaaatccaGTTCTACTCTTTATCGTTCCTCCATTTTCTGTTACATGAAGTTGGGGAGAGCAAGATCGGTGGGGGTAAATCCAGATACACAGTTTGACAAATTATCCTCCATGTTGGCAACAAACATTCTTTGACAAGAATATTCTAATTTGAATAATTGTTTTCTTGGAACGTTTGGTGCTAACATGTTGCCGTGAAAGTAGTCTCAAACAAAGTTTGCCAATCTATTTACATCTCTGGTGGGGTGGGGTAGTGTGGGACTGGGAAGGTTTGGATTTTTTGTTGCAGCGAAGTCGGAAGGCCGCTGGTTCTGCTGGGCGCTTGGTGAATAATGGCAGTAGAGGAGGATGAGACAGAGGTCTGCTTGCCTTTGCTCAGTACAGTATGTATCTCCTGACCCATCTAACTGTACTGTTGCTGCATGACTGCTAATTCTTCTGTTTCTGAAACAGAACAAAAACATGTCACTGAAAGGTTGCTATCCATCTCAAGGGCTGTTTACAGTGTTAGAGTGACCTAACAAAATCCTCCAACCCTCACAACAAGTAGCATTTTATTTATGCCTGTTTTGTGCCACCTATAACTCATTATTAGTACAGTGTAACGAGCTTTGTAATTACTCAGAGAAATGGATTACATAGTTATAGCTCTATCTTTCAGTGCGTAGAGGTTTTGTGTAGATTACAGTGCCTGGCTGAAATCTCCTGGGCGAATAATGATGGGGGGTGGACTATTAGAACTGCACAGAGTGGTGTGGTGGTGTTTTTCCCTGATGAATATGCTTGTTATCCATCCTCTGATTTCACTCTACTACTTGACCGGACCAGGTCATATTTGTTCCCACTGTCAGGTTAGTGATAGTAGACGGCCTGGTTGGTATTACATTCACCTCTGTGCTCCACAGCTGTCTTCAGTTCTGCCTTGCCTGTATCACTTTTAAAGACAGACTTTTGTTATCAACTGTAGTTAATGACACAGCAGTGTCCTACACCAAATCAAatccaagtttatttgtcacatgtaccaaatacaacaagtgtagactttaccgtgaaatgcttactaacaaaaccgtaaccaacagtgcagttcaagaagagttaagaaaatctAATACCAGTAAGTATTTCTATGTGGTATCCTACACTAATCACTAGTTTAATGTCAGATACAGTCCTGTTGAATGTAGTATGCTCCCCTTAAATATTCTTTACTTTGGCACTTGTCTATCAACCCTCCCATAGCCTGTTCTTGACAATTTTTGGGATAATATTCTGTGATTACGGCTTTATTTGAAAAGTTTTCTTATcattttattttgtgtttttgtctctatctctctcttccctttgttCTGACTCTGATCCCACCCTCCTTCTCATATTTGATTTTCACTCTCACATGTACTTGATATATCTCACCCCGCTCAATCTCCTGCTTCTACAATTTCCCTCTGTCCCTTTTTGAATATGTTTCACCTCTTTGCACCCTAAAATCACCTCTCCTGTGCCTCCTCTAcatctacccctcttctctcctcccctacaccttcctctccaccactctccctccctcttctacccattcctcttctctctctctgtcccctttcctcccttCACTCTTCCcctacctccatctcctcacCCTCCCCCTCCCTACAGACATTCGTCTGCGTGTGCGAGCAGAATACTGGGAGCATGAGTCGGCTCTGCGCGGCGGGGTCTCCTCGGACAAGCAGCAGCCCCTGGAGCGGCAGTTTGAGCTGTTCAGTCGTGCCACCTCCGTGCTGCGCGCCCGCGACCTGGGCTCCATCATCTGCGACATCAAGTTCTCAGAGCTGGACAACCTGGAGGCCTTCTGGGGGGACTATCTGAGTGGAGCGCTGCTAGAGGCCCTGAAGGGGGTGTTCATCACAGACTCTCTGCGGAGGGCGGCGGGGAGAGAGGGGGTCCGGCTGCTGATCAGTGTGGACCAGGATGACTACGAGGAGGGTCGCAGACTGCTGCTGGATGCACAGGAACAACAGGCCGGCTGCTGGGGACGAAACAGGTGAGCCTCATTGCTCTCTCCATTCTGGTTCTGTTATACTGTGTTAGTAAGCTGGTTTCTTAAAGTACTTATCTGTTATGTGGTATGTACTGGGGCCATGCTGACcactacagggggtggggggggtcataGATATGGACTTGACTGGTGGTCATGAATTGGAATAGCTATGTAATGCCACCAATAACCACTAGATGGCAAACTTTGCCCACAGGCATCAGAGCCAATAACAACTACCTGGTCTCACGTTGTCATACTTCCTAGACGCAACCTGAGAAAGCTGGTTATGGACGTTcggctctgacagacagacaggcagctgtGCGAGGTTGTGTTAATCATTTTCGGCTCACGACAGTTCACACAACAGTTCTAGAATCCTCAGAGACAATGAATAATAGTTGTAATTCTAACCACCGTCCTCCACTATGTTCCCTCTGCAGGTCATGAGCCCAAGGATAGAGGAATGAAAAGGAGAATAAAACATGAAGAGGAAcattttcttttttctctcctttTTAAGTCTCTCATGCTGAGAACAGAGAATACAGCCACTCCTAGGTCAGGGGAATAGTCCCCAGTGAAAACAGCCAAACTTGAAGTGAAGGCAAACTGGACTAAAAGACTTGACACACGGTTCTGTTTGGAATTGATAACACAAGTTGCACAGAGCCTAGATGCCCTCACGGCACTGAGGAAGAGAGTGCctctgagacacacagagagaaactaaacttccactgtaacacacacacaaactaccaCTGTATCTAACATACACGCTCTGTAAAATCATCCACACGATGAACCATCAGCGCTGCCTGTAAGACTCATTGAAGCCTAGAGACATTTCTTGCTAACAGTGACAGCCCAGATACCAACTAGACTGTGCGCTAATGCTGAGAATCTCTGGTTATGTTTGAGGAGCGTGTGAGATGCCCTGCAAGGCGAACTTCACCCGCCTAAATATTAGTTTGCGTTTCCATTGAAATGTATGATTTTGAAAAGATGAGCGAGACTGCAGCTCTCAGACACTGAGGGAGAGATGATGGGAAAATGAGATTATGTTTTGACCTTTTGGGAGAGAATTAGAAATAGATGGCGAAGTGAAGACTACCTGAGGACAGTGTAGTGGACAAATCGCTGGTCCTTCGAGAActccagtccacacacacacacacacacacacacacaccatgattaCAAGCCACTGGTAGTCCCATCACTGTGCCATGCTAACCCAGGGCCTGATAGCTGTGGTCAGTGGCCATCTCATCTCAGATGCCAGGAGATGATGGGAGTGATTACCTCTCAACCTCAGCCAACCATGGAGAACTCATCACATCACCACAAGTTGTTGAACAGCAGCTGGGATAACACACACTAGGCTGTGCTCACCCCGGCTTCCAGCAAGGCCACTGCCTTTCCCATTGGAACTGGAGCACAGGACAGTGCTTCAGTCAATAAAACTGATGTGGAGGAGATCAAAATCAGAAGGATACATCCTAGTTCCACTCAGTCCTGCCTTGTAGGCCCCACTAGAGTGGCTCACAGAGcgctgtctgtctctagtctagTCACCCTGGTGGAACTAATGCCTGAACTCCTCTGAGTGGGATCAAtaaccccctctgtctctccaccaccaccgtgggaggagaaggagtaaggggaaagagaggagaggaagaagaaagagaggagaggtaggagaagagggagaggggggaaggatCCCCACCTCCATCCCGCCTTTCAGCTCCTGGACAGCCGCCTCATCCTCTGCAGGATAAGTCTCCTGATGCAACCAGGCTGCCTGGTCTGCTACAGCACTGTGTCTGGTTCACACAGCCCTATGAGACCAGGGATGGAGGCACTCAGGAAAACCTTAGTAGTGTTTTGCTTTTTCTGTGTTTTGGTATATGGATTCGTTAGTGTAGCTTTGTATTGTTCATAagagaaaataacaaaaatactGTGTGTTCTAGTTCATTAACTTAGGGTGAACTTTTGTTTAAGTAGCTGGATATTTTATTTAGGCACTGCAAAAGTGCTGTATATTAGTTTAATATATTAGTGGAAAGTTGGAATtatttcaaataaaaataaatgatttaTCAAAGGTTTATTGCATCTATGATGTAACCGTTTCTTCAGaacatattcacaccccttgactttttccatattttgttgttacagcctgaattttaaatgtattaaattgagatgtgtcactggcctacacacaatatcccataatgtccaAGTGGGATAatgtttttacaaatgtattacaaattaaaAGCGGAAATGTCTTCAACCCCTtcaaagtattcaacccctttattatggcagacctaaataagttcaggagttaaAAAATAATTATGCAATTTAACATGTTTAACATGACCTTTGAATGACTAGCTCATCTCtgcaccacacacatacaattcattatctgtaaggtccctcagtcaagcagagattcaaccacaaagaccagggaggttttccaatacgtAGATGggtagaaagaaaaaaaaagacattgaatatccctttgagcatgatatTCATTTAACTTTggacggtgtatcaatacacccagtaactacaaagatacgtgtccttcctaactcagttgccagagaggaaggaaactgctcaggcatttcaccatgaggccaatggtgacattaaaacagttacatagtttaattgttgtgataggagaactggggattgatcaacaacattgtagttactccacaatacaaacCTAAATTACAGAGTGTAAAGAagtaagcctgtacagaatacaaatattccaaaacatgcatcctgtttgcaataaggcactaaagtaaaaatgGCAACAAAATtaactttgtcctgaatacaaagtgttatgtttggggcaaatccaacacatcacaaaGTACCACttatcatattttcaagcatggtggtggctgcatcatgttatgggtatgctttttaTCAGGAAGAACTAGCAAGTTTTTACTTATAAAAATAAACTAAATGGAGCGAAGCACATGCAAAAtgatagaggaaaacctggttcggtCTGctttcaacagacactgggagacattcacctttcagcaggacaataactttaaacacaaggccaaatatacactggagttgcttaccgagACGACATTGAATGATCCCGAGTGGCCTAATTAGTTttaacttaaatcagcttgaacatctatggcaagattgaaatggctgtctagcaatgatcaacaatcaacctaacagagcttgaagaattttttaaagaataatgtgcaaatattgtacaatccacaTGTGcgaagctcttagacttaccatgaaagtctcacagctgtaatcactgccaaaggtgattctaacatgtattgactcaggggtgtgaatacttatatacatttatttaaccagacaagtcagttaagaacaacattTTCACTTCCTCATTAtgaggcattgtgtgtagatgggtgagaaaaatgtatttaatacgttttgaattcaggctgtaacaacaaaatgtggaataagtcaaggagtatgaatacttaaGGCACTGTGCATGGTTGTTTTTTTGGTTCATCTGTCTTTGTAAGTAGCATTGAAAGATACTGTTTGGACCACTGTTGTAAGAACAAGAACTGTAAAGTAATGTACAAAGTGCACACATTTGAAAGAGGCATATTTGTTTTTTAGCAATGTATTTAATACGTCAACTTAAACAACATGAGGAAAAGGGCTTTGAAGAAAATGTAGCAAACTTTTTAACTTCCTTTTTTTGCAAAAACACCCAGAAAGGAAATATTTCTTATTTAATGCATGTATGCCTGAATTCTACTAAAACCATATGAACTAGGAACTGAACGTGGGCTTTTTTGACCACAAACCACTAACATCTCATGCTGAGGCTCCAGACCCACATATTTGACAACATttaagaaaacagactgaacatGACTTCATCGTTCCACTTGTGAGTCTTGTGCCAGGCCCTGAAGCAGTTTCTGCCCGGTATGAGACAGAGGGCCACCTGACAGGCCTCACACTGCCAGATGGTCTTCATCCACTCTTTCtcctgtttacaccacacacaggcCTTCCTGCCCTGGGTGGCCCTCtgcgaccgacagacagacaaggGGTTGTTCAGCGGGACAGGGCAGCACCTCGCCCTCTTCTTCATCTTCCTCTCAGGGGGGGTGGGAACGGCCGCACCACTGCACCTGGCTCTCTTCCTGTTCTTCTTCCTCATCTTCTTCCTCTCAGGGGATGTGGAAAAGGCTTCACCACTAGATGGGGATGTGGCTACACCTGACTTCAAGGTAGGGCTTGTCGCTACCTTAGATCTCAAGGTAAATGTAGTTACACCTATCTCACAGGTAGGGGGTGTGGCTGTAGGTGGCCTACGTCTAATCTCCACTAGGTTAGGGGTCCAGGGGCTGGGAGGACATCTGGATCTCTTCACTTGCTGAGTGGCAGGTGGGCCAGGgattattttcttcttctttgacTTCCTGGTGTCTGGA
It encodes:
- the LOC129837989 gene encoding uncharacterized protein LOC129837989 isoform X2, which codes for MPTSFLEMKSEDHSGQTKHNVQNKSKREEDAAPVPVSDSTREPPETRMSKKKTTFPRPPVSQDAEKFHDGPTDTSSPNTIPKRRCLFPTLMSEPDPVPLSEPEPVPLSEPDPVPLSEPAETSEPQQKAGIFNPPATKRLKRTRKLEPAPGLSEPAPGLLSEPPESMKSAEMEIPGPPATKRLKRTRKLEPAPLSEPPDTRKSKKKKIIPGPPATQQVKRSRCPPSPWTPNLVEIRRRPPTATPPTCEIGVTTFTLRSKVATSPTLKSGVATSPSSGEAFSTSPERKKMRKKNRKRARCSGAAVPTPPERKMKKRARCCPVPLNNPLSVCRSQRATQGRKACVWCKQEKEWMKTIWQCEACQVALCLIPGRNCFRAWHKTHKWNDEVMFSLFS